The proteins below come from a single Miscanthus floridulus cultivar M001 chromosome 1, ASM1932011v1, whole genome shotgun sequence genomic window:
- the LOC136545167 gene encoding uncharacterized protein isoform X2 — protein MDSKKKRNKKKKGNQGKNAADVTSNAGEAAPQHHNHESAPTDHHKGYDADDAMSSVGEGVPQYKNHQPNLQADHNGTNAYETTSSIGEGIACYQNNEPMMTQENHKASNAVPADQRSVGLSESSVELDMHRLFEAKLDKLHETIKQLENEKSLWLQKVSTMEGELEKLHSKVGCHAQNEVLLEGKVNSLQSGYDVLIKKEEVLDNKVRHIDNINDTLTHQEALLKERLSGLEETNKALLVQVKVLEEASNNTFEENQMLVKKIDELDSRLQALEAKCAPSEASMVEKNVTKIVMQFPDDKVMDQVDFANSPLQEQTIGFSEGNKLIAERGLSSSVKINPDNSYGQIYDIPSNAYASNYPEETSIQLPEIGTSNSIVQGHVDVNEHRFDGPRTSEEIVPLPLDDIQIHEDYPQQPGAADETDEVPFSDAPIIGAPFRLISFVARYVSGADLVNQK, from the exons ATGGATTCCAAAAAGAagaggaacaagaagaagaagggaaacCAAGGGAAGAATGCCGCTGATGTCACATCCAATGCTGGGGAAGCTGCTCCCCAGCACCACAATCACGAGTCAGCCCCAACAGATCATCATAAAGGTTATGATGCAGATGATGCCATGTCCAGTGTTGGAGAGGGAGTTCCTCAGTACAAGAATCACCAGCCAAATCTACAGGCAGATCATAATGGCACAAATGCTTATGAGACTACATCCTCCATTGGAGAGGGTATTGCTTGCTATCAGAACAATGAACCTATGATGACACAGGAGAATCACAAGGCCAGCAATGCAGTCCCTGCAGATCAGAGGAGTGTTGGACTGTCAGAGTCTAGTGTGGAGCTTGACATGCACAGACTTTTTGAAGCAAAACTC GATAAATTACATGAGACAATAAAGCAGTTGGAGAATGAAAAGAGTTTATGGCTTCAAAAAGTG AGCACCATGGAGGGTGAACTTGAAAAGTTGCATAGCAAAGTGGGTTGTCATGCTCAAAATGAG GTCCTTTTGGAGGGAAAAGTGAATAGTCTACAGAGTGGTTATGATGTACTGATTAAGAAGGAG GAAGTTTTGGATAACAAAGTCAGGCACATAGACAACATCAATGACACCTTAACTCATCAAGAG GCTTTGCTTAAAGAAAGATTAAGTGGGCTGGAGGAAACAAATAAAGCCCTGCTGGTACAG GTGAAGGTGTTGGAGGAAGCTTCAAACAATACTTTTGAGGAAAATCAGATGTTGGTAAAAAAAATAGATGAACTTGATTCAAGACTACAAGCACTTGAAGCAAAGTGTGCTCCTAGTGAAGCCTCAATGGTTGAAAAG AATGTAACAAAAATTGTAATGCAGTTCCCTGATGATAAGGTGATGGATCAGGTGGATTTTGCCAATTCACCACTTCAGGAACAGACAATTGGTTTTTCCGAG GGTAACAAACTGATTGCTGAGAGAGGTTTGAGCAGTTCAGTGAAAATTAATCCTGATAACAGCTATGGTCAAATCTACGATATTCCTAGCAATGCCTATGCTAGTAATTATCCAGAGGAAACGTCAATACAGCTTCCAGAAATAGGCACCAGCAATAGCATTGTTCAAGGTCATGTTGATGTCAATGAGCATCGATTTGATGGACCAAGAACAAGTGAAGAAATCGTTCCACTTCCATTGGATGATATACAGATTCATGAGGATTACCCACAGCAACCGGGAGCAGCCGATGAGACAGATGAGGTTCCATTTTCCGACGCCCCAATCATTGGTGCTCCATTCAGATTGATCTCATTTGTTGCTAGGTATGTCAGTGGTGCTGATTTGGTTAACCAAAAATAA
- the LOC136545167 gene encoding uncharacterized protein isoform X3 — MDSKKKRNKKKKGNQGKNAADVTSNAGEAAPQHHNHESAPTDHHKGYDADDAMSSVGEGVPQYKNHQPNLQADHNGTNAYETTSSIGEGIACYQNNEPMMTQENHKASNAVPADQRSVGLSESSVELDMHRLFEAKLDKLHETIKQLENEKSLWLQKVSTMEGELEKLHSKVGCHAQNEVLLEGKVNSLQSGYDVLIKKEEVLDNKVRHIDNINDTLTHQEALLKERLSGLEETNKALLVQVKVLEEASNNTFEENQMLVKKIDELDSRLQALEAKCAPSEASMVEKFPDDKVMDQVDFANSPLQEQTIGFSEVISKGNKLIAERGLSSSVKINPDNSYGQIYDIPSNAYASNYPEETSIQLPEIGTSNSIVQGHVDVNEHRFDGPRTSEEIVPLPLDDIQIHEDYPQQPGAADETDEVPFSDAPIIGAPFRLISFVARYVSGADLVNQK; from the exons ATGGATTCCAAAAAGAagaggaacaagaagaagaagggaaacCAAGGGAAGAATGCCGCTGATGTCACATCCAATGCTGGGGAAGCTGCTCCCCAGCACCACAATCACGAGTCAGCCCCAACAGATCATCATAAAGGTTATGATGCAGATGATGCCATGTCCAGTGTTGGAGAGGGAGTTCCTCAGTACAAGAATCACCAGCCAAATCTACAGGCAGATCATAATGGCACAAATGCTTATGAGACTACATCCTCCATTGGAGAGGGTATTGCTTGCTATCAGAACAATGAACCTATGATGACACAGGAGAATCACAAGGCCAGCAATGCAGTCCCTGCAGATCAGAGGAGTGTTGGACTGTCAGAGTCTAGTGTGGAGCTTGACATGCACAGACTTTTTGAAGCAAAACTC GATAAATTACATGAGACAATAAAGCAGTTGGAGAATGAAAAGAGTTTATGGCTTCAAAAAGTG AGCACCATGGAGGGTGAACTTGAAAAGTTGCATAGCAAAGTGGGTTGTCATGCTCAAAATGAG GTCCTTTTGGAGGGAAAAGTGAATAGTCTACAGAGTGGTTATGATGTACTGATTAAGAAGGAG GAAGTTTTGGATAACAAAGTCAGGCACATAGACAACATCAATGACACCTTAACTCATCAAGAG GCTTTGCTTAAAGAAAGATTAAGTGGGCTGGAGGAAACAAATAAAGCCCTGCTGGTACAG GTGAAGGTGTTGGAGGAAGCTTCAAACAATACTTTTGAGGAAAATCAGATGTTGGTAAAAAAAATAGATGAACTTGATTCAAGACTACAAGCACTTGAAGCAAAGTGTGCTCCTAGTGAAGCCTCAATGGTTGAAAAG TTCCCTGATGATAAGGTGATGGATCAGGTGGATTTTGCCAATTCACCACTTCAGGAACAGACAATTGGTTTTTCCGAGGTGATAAGCAAA GGTAACAAACTGATTGCTGAGAGAGGTTTGAGCAGTTCAGTGAAAATTAATCCTGATAACAGCTATGGTCAAATCTACGATATTCCTAGCAATGCCTATGCTAGTAATTATCCAGAGGAAACGTCAATACAGCTTCCAGAAATAGGCACCAGCAATAGCATTGTTCAAGGTCATGTTGATGTCAATGAGCATCGATTTGATGGACCAAGAACAAGTGAAGAAATCGTTCCACTTCCATTGGATGATATACAGATTCATGAGGATTACCCACAGCAACCGGGAGCAGCCGATGAGACAGATGAGGTTCCATTTTCCGACGCCCCAATCATTGGTGCTCCATTCAGATTGATCTCATTTGTTGCTAGGTATGTCAGTGGTGCTGATTTGGTTAACCAAAAATAA